The stretch of DNA CCCCACAACCCAAAGATGAATGCAAACCTCATAGCAAAAGTGTAGCCCGCAGCCCGCAATTTGTCCTTAAAAATATTCCTGATTTATTCCCTGCCCCGATGCAAAAATGTGGCGCGATAATTATGGTACTGGCGGGACACCGGCTCATGGCGGTCCACCCATTTGCCGGGGCGTTCGAGGGTCGTGCCATTCACCGTGATCCGCTCTCCCGGCTCGTACTCGCGACGTTGCACCCATTCCTGCTCGCGCCGCTCGAATTCACGCGAATGCACCACCAATTCCGCCCCCACTGCGCGCGCCTGCTTCCGTAATTGGCGGGTGCTTACGGAACTGGACGTATTGAATTCAGATTCCCCCAAAATTTCCCACCCGCCATCGGTGTGCAATTTCACCCGCTCCGCGTGCCGCCGCATAAGAGTTTGCTGCACCTCCGGCTCACTAACCATATTGGGTGACTCGGCCGTTGCGGGCACTATGGCTACTGAATTTAGAGGGAAATAATTGTCTTCATAAGGATTACCACCCCAATCCTCAAGCACGTTACAGCCCGTACCCAAAGCGACTCCCACCCATAATAACCAGAATGTTTTCACCATCACAATCCCCGCCCGAACGTGAACGTACTATGCTTACTTTTGAATCAAACAGTACGTAAACGTACCACTTAAAACGCCTTTGTCAACCGTGCGGCTCTTGGTTTATCCACAAGTTATTCACAGAGGAAAAGAAGAAGGCCGCCAACGGGGAGGAGTTTGGGGTATCCCGCTGGCGGCCGAGAGCGGATGGGGGACACCCGCGGGCGAAGTTACTAACAAAGATGCAGCCAGTTGTCAACAACTAGTCCCGCCCGGAGGTTATTCAACTGTTTCAGCCAGTTTTTTAAGCGGTTCTCCGTTTATTCGGAAACAGCGCCATTCGCTGATAGGCGTTGCGCCGAGGGTTTCGTAAAAGTTCGAGGCGGATTGATTCCAATCCAACGCCACCCATTCGAAACGCGGGCAGTTGCGTTCCACGGCAATGTTAGCCAAATGCACCATCAGTTGTTGACCGATGCCGTGGCGGCGAAATTCCGGTTTTACAAACAGATCCTCCAGATACAAACCGGCCCGACCGGTAAAGGTTGAAAAGTTATGAAAATACACCGCGAAGGCCGCCGGCTCGCCGCCCCATTCGGCAATGAGCGCTTCCACGGCGGCGCGGCGGTCTTCACCAAAAAGCGACTCGTGCACACTCGATTCGGTGGCCACCACTTCATCGAGCAGTTTTTCGTACTCGGCAATGGCGCGGATAAACTCAAGCAGCAACGGCACATCCGCCGCCGTGGCGGGGCGGATTAATAGGTTGGCATCAGGCATAAACGGCACTTTCGCGAAGACCAATGCAGATGTCAAT from Limisphaerales bacterium encodes:
- a CDS encoding GNAT family N-acetyltransferase; its protein translation is MPDANLLIRPATAADVPLLLEFIRAIAEYEKLLDEVVATESSVHESLFGEDRRAAVEALIAEWGGEPAAFAVYFHNFSTFTGRAGLYLEDLFVKPEFRRHGIGQQLMVHLANIAVERNCPRFEWVALDWNQSASNFYETLGATPISEWRCFRINGEPLKKLAETVE